A genome region from Anopheles stephensi strain Indian chromosome 2, UCI_ANSTEP_V1.0, whole genome shotgun sequence includes the following:
- the LOC118505747 gene encoding mucin-5AC-like isoform X2 — MSRMKILFSEMIHQPDHFHPYAFKRPELLKTKMGTSGFVVSTSTKVLTGGASAASGASQRTRPAGTVVLGSGEAKANEQLTSLFDRYSGHAGVAEPMTDEEYQNELHRATERTVPLRTTTPKEGLSTWVLLSGSDSSEMKSESTSTTSRKVISTTTTTTTSTTPKPTTSATKRFQPSTRRVMQTTTPRPGRTTTSPTSMEEKKEKQNKPLPKQKIASTTLKPVIVKKVKKPLPTTTTTTTTTTTTTTPKPTTTSSPTVTTEMVITEQSASTVANDLSAPVTDDSSQESSTFLILEPKDAQFDLPEDRSPSKTAPSNGGKVVKKPTRKPNAKAPGGTKKKPANKKTRKPEVKDVVANDKKPGNKNKPVSTQIINYLSREVMPTVGVGLVGLVMAAGLASYFLGSPLGALRRSDDRKDDLYYSNYEEYAGPDGQNEEDVFGKLIAGMPDRSYYRNNAVRRRTQVQQPVRTGHQYYHVQPYSANKYPHITYRNRAYGGAGGPSAPEAMYTNVNRPTQGQSPVQAQSQAKSQNEFFYNTPPTPYYPMRTVSVEAPTRQPQSPVYSSPSVSTTASSTVSPSTTVDTIPAADPIAETEHEMMPHPEAYSSEHSPEHHAHYVVGTSYSDSMLDMINSASVPEHGPRRKRRAPVDSDEDVEFENEIDVDEDRPKEDHPSAQSSHSGEVTELSVQEGETTTTGTAGESAETTTEAQRYTWGDFIRNTVERKVAMGIHFLQYVTMDFQRYLNGVHDRFQHHHQTNHTSSTEQ; from the exons ATGTCTCGGATGAAGATCTTGTTTAGCGAGATGATCCACCAACCAGATCACTTTCACCC CTACGCGTTCAAGCGTCCCGAGCTGCTGAAAACGAAGATGGGCACGTCCGGGTTCGTGGTGTCCACCAGCACGAAGGTGCTGACCGGTGGTGCTAGCGCCGCGTCCGGCGCATCGCAACGGACCCGCCCGGCGGGCACGGTCGTGTTGGGTTCGGGCGAAGCGAAAGCCAACGAACAGCTAACATCCCTCTTTGATCGCTATTCAGGGCACGCCGGTGTGGCGGAACCGATGACGGACGAGGAGTACCAGAACGAGCTGCACCGTGCCACGGAACGGACGGTCCCGCTGCGGACGACCACCCCGAAGGAGGGTCTGTCCACCTGGGTACTGCTGTCCGGTAGCGATTCTAGCGAGATGAAGAGTGAGTCTACGAGTACGACCTCGAGAAAGGTGATcagcacgacgacgacgacgacgactagtACGACACCGAAACCAACCACCAGCGCTACGAAACGATTCCAACCGTCTACCAGACGTGTCATGCAGACGACCACACCACGTCCGGGTAGAACAACCACAAGCCCCACGAGCATggaggagaagaaggaaaaacagaacaaaccgCTACCGAAGCAGAAGATCGCCTCGACCACTCTTAAGCCGGTGATCGTAAAGAAGGTTAAGAAACCGCTACCGACAACaactacgacgacgacgacaaccaccaccacgactACGCCCAAGCCAACAACTACCTCATCCCCAACGGTAACCACCGAGATGGTCATCACGGAGCAGAGTGCCTCCACGGTGGCGAACGATCTATCCGCACCCGTTACCGACGACAGCTCGCAGGAATCGTCCACCTTCCTGATACTGGAACCGAAGGACGCTCAGTTCGATCTGCCCGAGGATCGTTCCCCGTCCAAAACGGCACCCAGCAACGGTGGCAAGGTCGTGAAGAAACCAACACGCAAACCGAACGCCAAAGCCCCCGGTGGCACGAAGAAGAAGCCGGCCAACAAGAAAACGCGCAAACCGGAAGTGAAGGATGTGGTGGCGAATGATAAGAAACCGGGCAACAAGAACAAGCCCGTCTCGACGCAGATCATCAACTATTTGTCGCGCGAGGTAATGCCCACGGTCGGTGTGGGATTGGTTGGGTTGGTGATGGCGGCTGGGCTGGCGTCGTACTTCCTTGGCAGTCCGCTTGGTGCGTTGCGTCGATCGGACGATCGGAAGGATGATCTGTACTACTCGAACTACGAGGAGTACGCCGGACCGGATGGACAGAACGAGGAGGATGTGTTTGGGAAGCTGATTGCGGGTATGCCGGATCGGTCCTACTACCGCAACAATGCGGTGCGTAGACGAACGCAGGTACAGCAGCCGGTTAGGACGGGCCATCAGTACTACCATGTGCAGCCGTACTCTGCCAACAAGTACCCGCACATTACGTACCGCAATCGGGCTTATGGTGGAGCCGGTGGGCCGAGTGCTCCGGAAGCGATGTACACGAACGTGAACCGACCGACCCAGGGACAGTCGCCGGTGCAGGCTCAGAGTCAAGCAAAGTCACAGAACGAGTTCTTCTACAACACCCCACCGACGCCTTATTACCCGATGCGAACGGTTTCGGTTGAGGCACCGACACGTCAACCGCAGTCGCCAGTGTACAGCTCGCCGTCCGTCTCAACGACAGCTAGCAGTACGGTGAGTCCTTCGACTACGGTCGATACTATCCCCGCGGCAGATCCAATCGCGGAGACCGAGCACGAAATGATGCCCCATCCGGAAGCGTACTCGTCCGAGCATAGTCCCGAGCATCATGCGCACTATGTCGTAGGGACGAGCTACTCGGACAGCATGCTGGACATGATCAACTCGGCATCGGTTCCGGAGCACGGACCGAGAAGAAAGCGCCGAGCGCCGGTGGATTCGGACGAAGACGTTGAGTTTGAGAACGAGATCGATGTGGATGAGGATCGTCCGAAGGAGGACCACCCATCCGCTCAGTCGTCCCATTCTGGGGAGGTGACGGAGCTGAGCGTCCAGGAGGGTGAGACAACGACGACGGGTACGGCGGGAGAAAGTGCGGAAACGACAACGGAAGCGCAGCGGTACACGTGGGGTGATTTTATCCGAAACACGGTCGAACGGAAGGTGGCAATGGGCATCCATTTCCTTCAGTACGTCACCATGGACTTTCAGCGATACCTGAACGGTGTACACGATCGGTtccagcaccatcatcagaCCAATCACACCAGCTCGACTGAACAGTAG
- the LOC118505747 gene encoding mucin-5AC-like isoform X3 encodes MITLLPQHAKLLLNLYAFKRPELLKTKMGTSGFVVSTSTKVLTGGASAASGASQRTRPAGTVVLGSGEAKANEQLTSLFDRYSGHAGVAEPMTDEEYQNELHRATERTVPLRTTTPKEGLSTWVLLSGSDSSEMKSESTSTTSRKVISTTTTTTTSTTPKPTTSATKRFQPSTRRVMQTTTPRPGRTTTSPTSMEEKKEKQNKPLPKQKIASTTLKPVIVKKVKKPLPTTTTTTTTTTTTTTPKPTTTSSPTVTTEMVITEQSASTVANDLSAPVTDDSSQESSTFLILEPKDAQFDLPEDRSPSKTAPSNGGKVVKKPTRKPNAKAPGGTKKKPANKKTRKPEVKDVVANDKKPGNKNKPVSTQIINYLSREVMPTVGVGLVGLVMAAGLASYFLGSPLGALRRSDDRKDDLYYSNYEEYAGPDGQNEEDVFGKLIAGMPDRSYYRNNAVRRRTQVQQPVRTGHQYYHVQPYSANKYPHITYRNRAYGGAGGPSAPEAMYTNVNRPTQGQSPVQAQSQAKSQNEFFYNTPPTPYYPMRTVSVEAPTRQPQSPVYSSPSVSTTASSTVSPSTTVDTIPAADPIAETEHEMMPHPEAYSSEHSPEHHAHYVVGTSYSDSMLDMINSASVPEHGPRRKRRAPVDSDEDVEFENEIDVDEDRPKEDHPSAQSSHSGEVTELSVQEGETTTTGTAGESAETTTEAQRYTWGDFIRNTVERKVAMGIHFLQYVTMDFQRYLNGVHDRFQHHHQTNHTSSTEQ; translated from the exons ATGATTACGCTCTTACCGCAGCATGCTAAACTGCTATTGAACCT CTACGCGTTCAAGCGTCCCGAGCTGCTGAAAACGAAGATGGGCACGTCCGGGTTCGTGGTGTCCACCAGCACGAAGGTGCTGACCGGTGGTGCTAGCGCCGCGTCCGGCGCATCGCAACGGACCCGCCCGGCGGGCACGGTCGTGTTGGGTTCGGGCGAAGCGAAAGCCAACGAACAGCTAACATCCCTCTTTGATCGCTATTCAGGGCACGCCGGTGTGGCGGAACCGATGACGGACGAGGAGTACCAGAACGAGCTGCACCGTGCCACGGAACGGACGGTCCCGCTGCGGACGACCACCCCGAAGGAGGGTCTGTCCACCTGGGTACTGCTGTCCGGTAGCGATTCTAGCGAGATGAAGAGTGAGTCTACGAGTACGACCTCGAGAAAGGTGATcagcacgacgacgacgacgacgactagtACGACACCGAAACCAACCACCAGCGCTACGAAACGATTCCAACCGTCTACCAGACGTGTCATGCAGACGACCACACCACGTCCGGGTAGAACAACCACAAGCCCCACGAGCATggaggagaagaaggaaaaacagaacaaaccgCTACCGAAGCAGAAGATCGCCTCGACCACTCTTAAGCCGGTGATCGTAAAGAAGGTTAAGAAACCGCTACCGACAACaactacgacgacgacgacaaccaccaccacgactACGCCCAAGCCAACAACTACCTCATCCCCAACGGTAACCACCGAGATGGTCATCACGGAGCAGAGTGCCTCCACGGTGGCGAACGATCTATCCGCACCCGTTACCGACGACAGCTCGCAGGAATCGTCCACCTTCCTGATACTGGAACCGAAGGACGCTCAGTTCGATCTGCCCGAGGATCGTTCCCCGTCCAAAACGGCACCCAGCAACGGTGGCAAGGTCGTGAAGAAACCAACACGCAAACCGAACGCCAAAGCCCCCGGTGGCACGAAGAAGAAGCCGGCCAACAAGAAAACGCGCAAACCGGAAGTGAAGGATGTGGTGGCGAATGATAAGAAACCGGGCAACAAGAACAAGCCCGTCTCGACGCAGATCATCAACTATTTGTCGCGCGAGGTAATGCCCACGGTCGGTGTGGGATTGGTTGGGTTGGTGATGGCGGCTGGGCTGGCGTCGTACTTCCTTGGCAGTCCGCTTGGTGCGTTGCGTCGATCGGACGATCGGAAGGATGATCTGTACTACTCGAACTACGAGGAGTACGCCGGACCGGATGGACAGAACGAGGAGGATGTGTTTGGGAAGCTGATTGCGGGTATGCCGGATCGGTCCTACTACCGCAACAATGCGGTGCGTAGACGAACGCAGGTACAGCAGCCGGTTAGGACGGGCCATCAGTACTACCATGTGCAGCCGTACTCTGCCAACAAGTACCCGCACATTACGTACCGCAATCGGGCTTATGGTGGAGCCGGTGGGCCGAGTGCTCCGGAAGCGATGTACACGAACGTGAACCGACCGACCCAGGGACAGTCGCCGGTGCAGGCTCAGAGTCAAGCAAAGTCACAGAACGAGTTCTTCTACAACACCCCACCGACGCCTTATTACCCGATGCGAACGGTTTCGGTTGAGGCACCGACACGTCAACCGCAGTCGCCAGTGTACAGCTCGCCGTCCGTCTCAACGACAGCTAGCAGTACGGTGAGTCCTTCGACTACGGTCGATACTATCCCCGCGGCAGATCCAATCGCGGAGACCGAGCACGAAATGATGCCCCATCCGGAAGCGTACTCGTCCGAGCATAGTCCCGAGCATCATGCGCACTATGTCGTAGGGACGAGCTACTCGGACAGCATGCTGGACATGATCAACTCGGCATCGGTTCCGGAGCACGGACCGAGAAGAAAGCGCCGAGCGCCGGTGGATTCGGACGAAGACGTTGAGTTTGAGAACGAGATCGATGTGGATGAGGATCGTCCGAAGGAGGACCACCCATCCGCTCAGTCGTCCCATTCTGGGGAGGTGACGGAGCTGAGCGTCCAGGAGGGTGAGACAACGACGACGGGTACGGCGGGAGAAAGTGCGGAAACGACAACGGAAGCGCAGCGGTACACGTGGGGTGATTTTATCCGAAACACGGTCGAACGGAAGGTGGCAATGGGCATCCATTTCCTTCAGTACGTCACCATGGACTTTCAGCGATACCTGAACGGTGTACACGATCGGTtccagcaccatcatcagaCCAATCACACCAGCTCGACTGAACAGTAG
- the LOC118505747 gene encoding flocculation protein FLO11-like isoform X4 has protein sequence MGTSGFVVSTSTKVLTGGASAASGASQRTRPAGTVVLGSGEAKANEQLTSLFDRYSGHAGVAEPMTDEEYQNELHRATERTVPLRTTTPKEGLSTWVLLSGSDSSEMKSESTSTTSRKVISTTTTTTTSTTPKPTTSATKRFQPSTRRVMQTTTPRPGRTTTSPTSMEEKKEKQNKPLPKQKIASTTLKPVIVKKVKKPLPTTTTTTTTTTTTTTPKPTTTSSPTVTTEMVITEQSASTVANDLSAPVTDDSSQESSTFLILEPKDAQFDLPEDRSPSKTAPSNGGKVVKKPTRKPNAKAPGGTKKKPANKKTRKPEVKDVVANDKKPGNKNKPVSTQIINYLSREVMPTVGVGLVGLVMAAGLASYFLGSPLGALRRSDDRKDDLYYSNYEEYAGPDGQNEEDVFGKLIAGMPDRSYYRNNAVRRRTQVQQPVRTGHQYYHVQPYSANKYPHITYRNRAYGGAGGPSAPEAMYTNVNRPTQGQSPVQAQSQAKSQNEFFYNTPPTPYYPMRTVSVEAPTRQPQSPVYSSPSVSTTASSTVSPSTTVDTIPAADPIAETEHEMMPHPEAYSSEHSPEHHAHYVVGTSYSDSMLDMINSASVPEHGPRRKRRAPVDSDEDVEFENEIDVDEDRPKEDHPSAQSSHSGEVTELSVQEGETTTTGTAGESAETTTEAQRYTWGDFIRNTVERKVAMGIHFLQYVTMDFQRYLNGVHDRFQHHHQTNHTSSTEQ, from the coding sequence ATGGGCACGTCCGGGTTCGTGGTGTCCACCAGCACGAAGGTGCTGACCGGTGGTGCTAGCGCCGCGTCCGGCGCATCGCAACGGACCCGCCCGGCGGGCACGGTCGTGTTGGGTTCGGGCGAAGCGAAAGCCAACGAACAGCTAACATCCCTCTTTGATCGCTATTCAGGGCACGCCGGTGTGGCGGAACCGATGACGGACGAGGAGTACCAGAACGAGCTGCACCGTGCCACGGAACGGACGGTCCCGCTGCGGACGACCACCCCGAAGGAGGGTCTGTCCACCTGGGTACTGCTGTCCGGTAGCGATTCTAGCGAGATGAAGAGTGAGTCTACGAGTACGACCTCGAGAAAGGTGATcagcacgacgacgacgacgacgactagtACGACACCGAAACCAACCACCAGCGCTACGAAACGATTCCAACCGTCTACCAGACGTGTCATGCAGACGACCACACCACGTCCGGGTAGAACAACCACAAGCCCCACGAGCATggaggagaagaaggaaaaacagaacaaaccgCTACCGAAGCAGAAGATCGCCTCGACCACTCTTAAGCCGGTGATCGTAAAGAAGGTTAAGAAACCGCTACCGACAACaactacgacgacgacgacaaccaccaccacgactACGCCCAAGCCAACAACTACCTCATCCCCAACGGTAACCACCGAGATGGTCATCACGGAGCAGAGTGCCTCCACGGTGGCGAACGATCTATCCGCACCCGTTACCGACGACAGCTCGCAGGAATCGTCCACCTTCCTGATACTGGAACCGAAGGACGCTCAGTTCGATCTGCCCGAGGATCGTTCCCCGTCCAAAACGGCACCCAGCAACGGTGGCAAGGTCGTGAAGAAACCAACACGCAAACCGAACGCCAAAGCCCCCGGTGGCACGAAGAAGAAGCCGGCCAACAAGAAAACGCGCAAACCGGAAGTGAAGGATGTGGTGGCGAATGATAAGAAACCGGGCAACAAGAACAAGCCCGTCTCGACGCAGATCATCAACTATTTGTCGCGCGAGGTAATGCCCACGGTCGGTGTGGGATTGGTTGGGTTGGTGATGGCGGCTGGGCTGGCGTCGTACTTCCTTGGCAGTCCGCTTGGTGCGTTGCGTCGATCGGACGATCGGAAGGATGATCTGTACTACTCGAACTACGAGGAGTACGCCGGACCGGATGGACAGAACGAGGAGGATGTGTTTGGGAAGCTGATTGCGGGTATGCCGGATCGGTCCTACTACCGCAACAATGCGGTGCGTAGACGAACGCAGGTACAGCAGCCGGTTAGGACGGGCCATCAGTACTACCATGTGCAGCCGTACTCTGCCAACAAGTACCCGCACATTACGTACCGCAATCGGGCTTATGGTGGAGCCGGTGGGCCGAGTGCTCCGGAAGCGATGTACACGAACGTGAACCGACCGACCCAGGGACAGTCGCCGGTGCAGGCTCAGAGTCAAGCAAAGTCACAGAACGAGTTCTTCTACAACACCCCACCGACGCCTTATTACCCGATGCGAACGGTTTCGGTTGAGGCACCGACACGTCAACCGCAGTCGCCAGTGTACAGCTCGCCGTCCGTCTCAACGACAGCTAGCAGTACGGTGAGTCCTTCGACTACGGTCGATACTATCCCCGCGGCAGATCCAATCGCGGAGACCGAGCACGAAATGATGCCCCATCCGGAAGCGTACTCGTCCGAGCATAGTCCCGAGCATCATGCGCACTATGTCGTAGGGACGAGCTACTCGGACAGCATGCTGGACATGATCAACTCGGCATCGGTTCCGGAGCACGGACCGAGAAGAAAGCGCCGAGCGCCGGTGGATTCGGACGAAGACGTTGAGTTTGAGAACGAGATCGATGTGGATGAGGATCGTCCGAAGGAGGACCACCCATCCGCTCAGTCGTCCCATTCTGGGGAGGTGACGGAGCTGAGCGTCCAGGAGGGTGAGACAACGACGACGGGTACGGCGGGAGAAAGTGCGGAAACGACAACGGAAGCGCAGCGGTACACGTGGGGTGATTTTATCCGAAACACGGTCGAACGGAAGGTGGCAATGGGCATCCATTTCCTTCAGTACGTCACCATGGACTTTCAGCGATACCTGAACGGTGTACACGATCGGTtccagcaccatcatcagaCCAATCACACCAGCTCGACTGAACAGTAG
- the LOC118505748 gene encoding uncharacterized protein LOC118505748, which translates to MSGKCCPSWWCRLVLWTCALAVGWVQTETIHFTNSPKLIMASKNYTTYEIEVPGSKPITIIEATDPYDRAASNTHRLDTFPKEVQLPNGGPTTSFRTSTGLSVSRPHAQQSAEQTTGTRKTLYSPELLNKFLKEYSEKLRNADSATRKRLNEITMLNSNINRNQNELVPGGAADDENQYRHKHPHLGAIEADESAAAASDRVPPPEDEPKVEDEFVFNDTHERHVTGNGNTNKRWYQEAGLTGSYQPQPPQTGHKNHPWNIKDGWVTLEAVPWSESKVSKWHATGSELSKKPPGKVATVQQHAYDKYWNSGSLASEETPKYKPLATSGSIGASSYYGGDADDGYGYGGSSADNRSPVNRLPPTSAPPTESLYNRRRPTVTLYSERPDADSNRPSASQPQPDAWYDQPLHSSNPYDSMKAYHDPNPTPSTSNRDIITDGRPANFPKFAHDRPGQQQQQQAGYGVDNTPQSQRVKPVSYPERGTGEWVLISTTKGYQYPKRRHGQRAITFSPATSTSHQTVKLTVLPMKNAIDMTTSHNGLIEVSSSTQTVEDAVKQQQQQQQKNKRKGQHSAGNSLVGHKKKKHSGTVTSSAQTFSLMRRDASQDGSAVLAAVGAGMVPATMAILAPMVLGRKK; encoded by the coding sequence ATGAGTGGCAAGTGCTGTCCCTCGTGGTGGTGTAGGTTGGTGTTGTGGACGTGCGCCCTAGCGGTCGGATGGGTTCAGACCGAAACGATACACTTTACCAACTCGCCGAAGCTCATCATGGCGTCGAAGAACTACACCACGTACGAAATTGAGGTCCCAGGATCGAAACCGATCACGATCATCGAAGCAACCGATCCGTACGATCGTGCTGCGAGCAATACTCACCGGCTGGACACATTCCCAAAGGAGGTGCAACTACCCAACGGTGGACCGACGACAAGCTTCCGGACCAGTACCGGGCTAAGCGTGAGCAGACCGCACGCCCAGCAGTCTGCCGAACAGACGACCGGTACCCGTAAAACGCTCTACTCACCCGAGCTGCTGAACAAATTTCTCAAGGAGTACTCGGAGAAGCTGCGCAACGCTGACTCCGCCACGAGAAAGCGCCTGAACGAGATCACGATGCTGAACAGCAACATTAACCGAAACCAGAACGAGCTGGTGCCGGGAGGCGCGGCGGACGACGAGAATCAGTACCGGCACAAGCATCCACACCTGGGAGCGATTGAGGCCGACGAGAGTGCTGCCGCCGCCAGCGATCGCGTACCGCCGCCGGAGGATGAGCCAAAGGTGGAGGATGAGTTTGTGTTTAACGACACACACGAGCGGCATGTGACGGGCAACGGCAACACCAACAAGCGGTGGTACCAGGAGGCAGGCCTGACGGGAAGCTATCAGCCACAGCCTCCCCAAACCGGCCACAAAAACCACCCGTGGAACATTAAGGACGGTTGGGTGACGCTCGAAGCTGTGCCGTGGTCGGAGAGCAAGGTATCAAAGTGGCACGCCACAGGATCGGAGTTGAGCAAGAAACCACCGGGGAAGGTGGCGACAGTGCAGCAGCACGCGTACGACAAGTACTGGAACTCCGGTTCGCTCGCCAGCGAAGAAACTCCCAAGTACAAACCCCTCGCTACGTCGGGCTCTATCGGTGCGTCGAGCTATTACGGCGGGGATGCAGACGATGGTTACGGGTACGGTGGGTCGTCAGCCGACAATAGATCACCGGTGAACCGGTTGCCACCCACCTCTGCACCACCCACCGAATCACTCTACAACCGGAGACGTCCTACCGTAACGCTTTACAGCGAGCGCCCGGATGCGGATAGCAATAGGCCGTCCGCATCGCAACCGCAGCCTGACGCCTGGTACGATCAGCCGCTTCATTCCAGCAATCCGTACGATTCGATGAAAGCGTACCACGATCCTAATCCTACCCCGAGCACCTCCAATCGCGACATCATTACCGACGGCCGTCCGGCAAACTTTCCCAAATTTGCTCATGATCGtcccgggcagcagcagcagcagcaagcgggTTACGGTGTGGACAACACGCCACAAAGCCAGCGCGTGAAACCCGTATCCTACCCGGAACGGGGCACTGGCGAATGGGTGCTCATCTCCACCACCAAGGGCTACCAGTACCCGAAGCGACGTCACGGACAGCGAGCGATCACCTTTTCGCCAGCTACTTCGACAAGCCATCAGACGGTAAAGCTGACGGTGCTACCGATGAAGAACGCCATCGATATGACCACCTCGCACAACGGTCTGATTGAGGTGTCCTCCTCGACGCAAACGGTTGAGGATGCggtcaagcagcagcagcagcagcagcagaagaataAACGCAAGGGTCAGCATTCTGCGGGCAACAGTCTCGTGGggcacaagaagaagaagcattcgGGCACGGTGACGTCCTCAGCGCAAACCTTCTCCCTGATGAGGCGCGACGCGTCGCAGGACGGTTCGGCGGTGCTGGCCGCGGTTGGAGCTGGTATGGTACCGGCCACCATGGCCATCCTGGCACCGATGGTTCTCGGGCGAAAGAAATAG